From Leguminivora glycinivorella isolate SPB_JAAS2020 chromosome 24, LegGlyc_1.1, whole genome shotgun sequence, a single genomic window includes:
- the LOC125238883 gene encoding extensin-like isoform X2, with product MADKKVTPPLGAYPQPQPPQGPFLPAPPQHAAPQYGVAGGSPYGVTFGGAGAGAGGAVYAPPPYDQLQHHQIPALTQQLPQMYSPAAAMYAAAAGYPGYIGYPVQYYPYYPMQPSIQPLRPTIMIPNGFEAGGRFEGLAQTLLPPAPPNVPPSPAHLAALQPHQVLWR from the exons ATGGCAGACAAAAAAG TGACGCCTCCGCTGGGCGCCTACCCGCAGCCGCAGCCGCCGCAGGGGCCCTTCCTGCCGGCGCCGCCGCAGCACGCCGCTCCACAATATGGAG TGGCGGGAGGGTCTCCGTACGGCGTGACgttcggcggcgcgggcgcgggcgcggggggCGCCGTGTACGCGCCGCCGCCGTATGACCAGCTGCAGCACCACCAGATACCAGCTCTGACGCAGCAGCTACCG CAAATGTATAGCCCAGCAGCGGCGATGTACGCTGCGGCGGCCGGCTACCCGGGCTACATCGGCTACCCGGTGCAATACTACCCGTACTACCCGATGCAGCCGTCTATACAGCCTCTGCGCCCCACCATCATGATCCCG AACGGTTTCGAGGCCGGCGGCAGGTTCGAGGGACTCGCGCAGACCCTCCTGCCCCCCGCGCCGCCCAACGTGCCCCCTTCCCCCGCCCACCTCGCCGCGCTGCAGCCGCACCAAGTGCT GTGGCGTTAG
- the LOC125238883 gene encoding forkhead box protein L2-like isoform X1 → MADKKVTPPLGAYPQPQPPQGPFLPAPPQHAAPQYGVAGGSPYGVTFGGAGAGAGGAVYAPPPYDQLQHHQIPALTQQLPQMYSPAAAMYAAAAGYPGYIGYPVQYYPYYPMQPSIQPLRPTIMIPQNGFEAGGRFEGLAQTLLPPAPPNVPPSPAHLAALQPHQVLWR, encoded by the exons ATGGCAGACAAAAAAG TGACGCCTCCGCTGGGCGCCTACCCGCAGCCGCAGCCGCCGCAGGGGCCCTTCCTGCCGGCGCCGCCGCAGCACGCCGCTCCACAATATGGAG TGGCGGGAGGGTCTCCGTACGGCGTGACgttcggcggcgcgggcgcgggcgcggggggCGCCGTGTACGCGCCGCCGCCGTATGACCAGCTGCAGCACCACCAGATACCAGCTCTGACGCAGCAGCTACCG CAAATGTATAGCCCAGCAGCGGCGATGTACGCTGCGGCGGCCGGCTACCCGGGCTACATCGGCTACCCGGTGCAATACTACCCGTACTACCCGATGCAGCCGTCTATACAGCCTCTGCGCCCCACCATCATGATCCCG CAGAACGGTTTCGAGGCCGGCGGCAGGTTCGAGGGACTCGCGCAGACCCTCCTGCCCCCCGCGCCGCCCAACGTGCCCCCTTCCCCCGCCCACCTCGCCGCGCTGCAGCCGCACCAAGTGCT GTGGCGTTAG